The genomic stretch aataaaataaaaagtacacgCATCAATGAGCGCGCAGTCCAGCAGACGATAATAAAGCGGCACTGTGATGTCAAACactgatcggtctgtgcagcgccacttcagTTTGGGGTGTCCGTTGAGCTCTGTCACGAAATATACATCATTCACCCGGACAAATCAGGTTGTGATCGTATCACTATGCCTCTAGTTTCAGTATCTTTAGGTTCACAGTCAAAAATGCCAGTGTGAACGCCAAGTGGACCAGGAccaaatgtattgttttctttttttggtccGGACCAAATCAACCAAGTGAACCAAACTACAAGTGTGAACGCACCCTAAAATTAcagatcttattgtgaatgaaTTATCCATGTGTGTTTTACAATGGGGTCCCAATGCAGGAGAAAAGCTAGCTCGCTAATTCTGTTTCATTGCCACTTTATGTATGTGACGTACACTGCTCTCGGGATAACACAACCAacaacagaaatgatcatgaaccaGTGGCAGATTGAAGGAGTTTAACAGCTGCCATGATGTTTTCTGGGAAGTTCACGTTGGAAAGTTTTCAGGAAAGTTTTCTTTGGTGAGGTGTTTCAGTCTACCAAAATAACTCCAGAGCATCTTCAGATTGTGTTTGAAATTGTATTACTCATTTGTTCTGTTCGATTGGTCTTCAACTATGTATTGTGGCCTTTATAGCACAAGCTTTGgtataaatgtgaatgttttgTGATAAACTGTTAAAGTGATATTTTGTAATTGTAGTTAACCCCAATACTTGTAGTTGTGGTATTGTTTTGGTCTGCATCATGATAAAAGTTACATAGTTAAGATTGATGACAGTAATGCAGCTTTtgcctcaaatttttttttttctatctattCTAAGTATTCTTCTAACAGATCTATGAATCCATGCTAACTGATTCTTAATCACAGAACAGTGGCATGAGTTTTGAGAAAGCAGCACAAGATGTTCATGTTGGGACACTGAATGCGTTCCAGAGTCTTACTCTTGGACAGTGCAGAGGGGAAGTGGAATGGAAACACACAAGGGTTTAGTCAAAAGATTCAGGCTGTAATTGAACGCATGTGTTGCAGATGGGGTCTGATGACGTGGCCGTGTAACAGAGGAGATTTCCCAGCCTGGAAGCACAGACACCGTCTGTCAGAGGCTCAAGGTTCAGCAGTGAAGGGAATATTTCCAGTGTGCTGCTGCAGAAACATTTGCATAAAGCACTAGGTGGACTGAGAGTTTGTGTCTATGCAAAGAGCCGTCACATGTTCCACAAACCAAAGCATTACATGATGTCAAGTGTGAGGAAATTCAACCCTTCCTGGAATCTGGGACTAGATTTACAAAAGATTCTTAAGAATGAAACGGCTAGTGTATTTTATTCTTAACTTGAGAATAGTTAATGATATTTAGTAGTCCTAAAAACATCACTACTACTACTTCTTCAAGGTGCAGTCGCATTAGCAGAATTTCAGGTACATTTTGTGTAGAAAACAGGTTGTTTAGTCTATTGTCAGTAGCACAGTTCACACAGAAGTCTTTCTCAAAGCAAGCGTCTGATTTCAGCGTGAACGTGAGTGGAATCTGTGTGGGAAACCTTCCTGCCTTCATGTGATACTTTCACTTGTGTTGATTTCTCTTCAGATGACTGGAGTTTTAGGATTGTGCGTTTTAGGATATATGTATATTAGCGCCCATACACAATGTGTTCAGTCTAGAGAGAGTGCAAGTGAATGCATCAGACCaaaattaccatttaaatgttCTGAAGAATTTAGACCTATTTGAGAATTTAAGAATGTTCTATTTGGAACACTGTCACAGAACTAATGAATCTTTAGAATCTTAAACACATCTGCGTCAGTCTGGCTTCCGATGCTCAGTAGAAGATGTGCGTCTGGCCTGCAGACCAACAGAACGTCAGAGAGCAGTAGGAGGTCGATAGTAAGTGATTTAGCTCTCATGTGTTGTGAAAGGGCCTCCGTAATGAATTGTTTGCTGCACACTAACTGAATTAATAATGACTTTGCCTTCCCATCAGACTCTTGGCTTCTTCAGTGCACTGTtctccttctgtcacggtttcaCCAATGGCTGTTTGGTGTCTGTGGCTGTAGgtgaaatatttagcagcactGACCGAGCCATCTCTCTTCATCTCTCCCAGGGCTTCGACCCTCCCCATCAGAGTGACACACGCACAGTCTACATAGCAAACAAGTTCCCCCAGCACGGCCATTATATTCCTCCCAGGTTTGCAGACAACAGGATCATCTCCTCCAAGGTAAGAGCAGACCGCATGATTGCTCTCAacggttcttaaaaaaaaaaggcatcaaTCCCTTGActcatgtgtgcatgtgtttccCTGCTCACGTTGAGAATTTGGCAGTAAAATCCTCCATGCTGTTTTGTTTGCGTTTTGTAGTACACCATATGGAACTTCATCCCCAAGAATTTGTTTGAGCAGTTCAGAAGGATCGccaatttttattttctcatcatCTTCTTGGTTCAGGTAAGCCCAGGtcgtgtgatgatgatgatgatgatgatgatgatgatgatcttcGTCACCAGTGTTTCCCACAGGAGAGCTGCTGTAGCTCGAGAGCAAAATGACTTTCATATttagtaaatacattttgaagCTATTTTAGTGTCTTGAAAAAGTAATACAGGTTCAGcgacatcagtgctggatatagTTCCTGTCGGTAAAGATTATGTTGACTACAAACATCTCTGTGGTGTTAAAGTACAACACGACAGCAATCAAAACTCTCGACATGTCATCGAGCGTGAATCACAGCTGATATTATGCTCTGAATTCACTCGGTGACTGGATTCCTGCTGGAATGACCGGATATTATCTGGGAAAATCAGCATAACTAGGAACATGTGACCACACCTTTAAACTCATTGCAATATAAACAATATGTTATGTTGCCAACATAGTAATAACACAAATATCATTTGGATTTATGATAGATAGTACTCTTaagaaaaaaggaacaaaagctgtcactggggcattacattttaaaatttaaggTACTTATATGCACCTCTTTGGGgttaagggttagggttagggtttgaaAGGGTACTGTCCCAGTGGcagctttttatattaaaataaataaataaattctgagaTGAAGCACGTCTCTTGTTTTCTCAAAGGCAGTATATGACACAGTTTCTAACCCGATCCTCTCTCTGCTCTACAGTTAATGATAGACACACCCACTTCCCCTATAACCAGTGGACTTCCCCTGTTCTTTGTCATCACAGTGACTGCCATCAAGCaggtgagtgtgtgagcgtgtgttcATGGATCAGGATGTGTGTGCAGGGTTGTGCCAGAGTGTCAGGTGTCTGTTCTTCGTaatctcgctctcacacacaggGATATGAAGACTGGCTGAGGCACAAAGCCGACAATGAAGTGAACGGAGCACCTGTGTTTGTCGTGCGCAGCGGCAGTCTGGTCCAAACCAAATCTAAGAATATCCGAGTGAGTTTCAGCCCAAAACACCTCCTTGTCCCCCCAGTCGTGTTAATAAACAGCTTCTTCAGACGTCATGTCATGCTGGTGTATATTCCTCCTGTGATCTCTTAGGTAGGTGATATTGTGAGAGTAGCCAAAGATGAGACGTTTCCTGCGGATCTGGTGCTTTTGTCATCGGATCGGGCCGAGGGGACGTGCCAcatcaccaccaccagcctggACGGAGAGACCAACCTGAAGGTCTGAACATATTGTCTTTGTACAACAGCGTCTCACTCAATTTCTCAGAGAGGTTTCTGAATAAACACAGTAGTCGCAATTCTTGAATTTCTTTTagaaattgtcatttttttcaggtttccatGAAATTGTATTGCAATGTTTAACCACTTCACAAATAAAGCGATCACAGATTCACCGTCTGCGTCTGGCTGATGTCTTGATAGAAATGGTTTAATGTCCAGATGTTAGGGTTTGacagtgcgtgcgtgtgtgtgtgtgaagtcagAAGTGAGATGTGTGAGATGACTGTAGCTCTGTGCTGGTGTGCAGACGCACTATGCGGTGCCAGAAACAGCGGTGTCTCAGTCGGTGTCGCGGCTGGAGTCTCTGCAGGCCGTGTTGGAGTGCCAGCAGCCCGAGGCAGACTTATACAGGTACACCATCAGATCACCCAAATCCTCCTCAGACCCGGGAGTCCTCACACAGCATCTGCTCTCCTCCTCTCAGGTTCGTCGGGAGAATAACAGTGACCCAACAAGGAGAGGAGATCGTCCGGTAAGACCAGCTGCAGATCTGAGATCGATACGCTTCTGATGTGTGTGAATTGTATTTCAGTTGTTCATTTACTCATAATTTTGGTTATTCCTTTCAGACCTTTAGGACCAGAGAACCTCCTGCTTCGAGGAGCAAGATTAAAAAACACCAAAGAAATCTTTGGTACGGCATTCACACCATTAGGGTCCAACAGCATGGATTCACAATGGAGCTTATTTCGTATTTTATCACTGCACTTTACTCCTGAAAACAGTTTGTgtttgtaatctttaatcaaagtTGGGATCTTTCTGAAACATGTAGAGCGTAACTGTATGGTTGAATCGTGCAGGTGTGGCCGTGTACACAGGCATGGAGTCCAAGATGGCTCTGAACTACAAGTGCAAGTCCCAGAAGCGCTCTGCGGTGGAGAAGTATGTGTGTCATTTCTGCTTTACGTCAGTGCTCCGTTACGACCACATCATGTCTCGCCTCTCTCAAACAGATCCATGAACACGTTTCTCATCATCTACTTGGGCATCCTGCTGTTTGAAGCCATCCTCAGCACTATTTTGAAGTACGCCTGGCAGGCGGAGAACAAGTGGGACGAGCCGTTTTACAACCAGAAGACCGCCCAGGAGAGaaacagcagtcaggtcggcttATGAGGCTCATATCAGTCTAGATTGATATCTGGCAGATCGGGTTTCATTAAGACTTTCTCCTCACAGATCTTGAAGTTTATTTCCGACTTCCTGGCGTTCCTGGTGCTGTACAACTTCATCATCCCCATCTCGCTGTACGTGACTGTGGAGATGCAGAAGTTTCTGGGCTCTTTCTTCATCGGCTGGGACTTGGATCTGTATCATGAAGAGAGCGACCAGAAGGCCCAAGTCAACACATCAGACCTCAACGAGGAGCtgggccaggtgtgtgtgtgtgtgattagatCTGTAACACTGCCTGAGAGGAGTATAACCATACTAATGTTGCGCCCGCAGGTGGAGTATGTTTTCACAGATAAAACAGGAACTCTCACGGAGAACGAGATGCAGTTCAGAGAGTGTTCTATCAACGGGATCAAATACCAGGAGATCAACGGGAAGCTCGTCCCTGAAGGAATGACTGAAGACTCTCCAGACGGATCGCTGCCTTGTTTGGTAAGCTTCAGTTTTACCGCTCGGCTGGGGAGGATAGTGGTGCAGAGACACCAAACTTGATGTTTGTACTACAAATGGAAAACGGAGTCAAAATAGTGAATTTCTATGTTGTGTgagtagggctgggataaacgattattttttaaactattagtCTAGCGATTATtgtttcgatgcatcgattaatctaacgattattttttccaGACCAATTTGATTTCGATCATCTCCCCATTAGTTGACTACTAACATGTACATGTTGCTTtaaatatctgaatgaaaaaaacatgaattccttaatattgcaatatatgtttattttattatactaaataaaagactgactaagaatgcattactttgcacttgtatagagatagcattcaataaaaccttgacgCCTTGAAAACACATTACTGAACACATAatgcctagcttactgaaaaaaagttgatgtcaacttgatgtctagcattcaataaaaaaggtcacccaaaatacttgtttaaagcaattgaaagaatacagtaaccaatgtaaacttgagggctttaagctaatacagagagtgcttttccaaaaaaataaataaataaaaattaacagtgggagccagcagcctgtcatggagaaaaaaaaaatctccgaatgctccacgtgaaacttgtagcgctcgtgtagtttgaagactgtgagtgcgctaacgcgcgtgaaactttggtgtttcgccctttttctatcgtgtttaattattttgattaatatgcacgagggagagagagagcaagaagcgctcgtgttgtttgaagactttgagtgcgcgagcgcgcgtgaaactttggtgtttcgccctttttctatcatgtttaaagattttgattaatatgcacgagggagagagagagcaagaagcgctcgtgttgtttgaagactttgagtgcgcgagcgcgcgtgaaactttggtgtttcgccctttttctatcgtgtttaaagattttgattaatatgcacaagggagagagagagcaagaagcgctcgtgttgtttgaagactgtgagtgcgcgcgcagccggggctctctctcgtacgtgcCCTGTCAGACGCGTACactctattctacatcactcaccgatcaaataaggctttgacagccgccaaaaaaagatcaatgcagaaaaacccctggattggttctataacgttggacagaatgttgatccggccatcgcgtatattcagcgcacataaggtaaacgttttgcaaatgttttttgcagGGATGACAAGGTTTGACGAAAGAAAAACTTGGAAAAAGACGGATATGATCAGCTTATTTGGGTAGACTTAAGTTTGGGGACACAAAATTTGGGGAGCAAACTTGTTTTCACACAACATacgaatatataaatgtatgtaacaCTAGGCCATTCAGATTTGGCGTTATTAGCCAATAAAAGATGATTGGCAGCTGGCGGCaatgttttttataaatcattttagaGGAAATGTTAGGAAAAGAGGAAGCTTATTTCCAATGTTCATACAGTTATGCCTTGATTAAAGATTTTGAGTTGTAGCACCGTGCTATTTTGACACACTTTGCTTGGCCTTCTAATGAATATTGAATGAGAAAGACATAAAATAGCATCATGAAATacaataaagtgtgtgtgtgtgtgtgcacctttcAGAGCAGGGAGGAGGAGTTGTTCCTGAAAGCCGTCTCACTGTGTCACACGGTTCAGATCAGCTATGATCAGACGGATGGGCCGGGAGACCCCTTCTCACACGCCAACGGCTTCTCGCCCCAGATGGAGTATTACGCCTCGTCTCCTGACGAGAAAGCACTAGTGGAAGCCAccaagaggtgtgtgtgtgtttatgtgtgtttttatgtcaATGTGCCAGATATCTTCTTTTGACCATGActgttaaaacatgaaaaacacataTGGTGGACTCTATCTTTTGACTGCAGGATGGGGGTGACGTTTATGGGAAGCCATGGAGAAATCATGGAGATTAAAACGTTTGGAAAAGCAGAGAAGTACATCACACGCTCCTGTTTATTTTAGCTCGCTAAATGTGAGCCAGAGTCGTCTGTTTAACAGCTGTCTTTCGGGCCGCAGGTACAAACTGCTCCACGTTCTGGAGTTTGACGCGGACCGCAGGAGGATGAGTGTGATTCTGCAGAAGCCCTCAGGCATGTGCCTCTGAACACACGCGTGCGGTGCATCACTGAAGCGCAGCCTGACCCGTTATCTAATGACCTTCTGTCTCTCGTCAGGTGAGAAGGTGCTATTCACGAAAGGAGCCGAGTCCGCCGTTCTGCCCTACGCCACGAGCGGCGAGATGGAGAAAACCAGAGTCCACGTGGATGAGTTTGCTCTGGTGAGCTCTCTACATCATGCTTGCTCACGACTTCACTCGAGTTACTAGATCTCCTATGAAGGCTCGGTCACATACTCAAACATTTGGGTGTGCGAGCGCCTGCTGAACTTCTTCTTCAGACATCTAAAAGTCTCGCTGAAATGTCGAGGTCTGGTCTGAGTTCAGCTTCTTTCATTTGGATGAGGTTGATGAGAGCGCTGCAGTTCATTAGCTCCTCATTatcagctgacacacacacacacacacacacacggaggaTTGTATTGAGACTCATGGGATGTTTCAGACACAGCAGCCACATTGAAATGCCGCTCCACACACTGAATGCTCTCTGTGTCTGTGCTTCTTGGCCAGCAGTTTATTCTCTGTTTTCCTGTACACCTATCTGTGTGTTACATCGTTCTGAGTATACTACAGCAAATCCACTCCTTCATTTGGGTTTGAATCAGTAGAATGGAGTTTCTTCCTCAGGGTCATGTTGGTGTGTCCCGTCTCTCTCTTGTAGAAGGGTTTGAGGACGTTGGTGGTGGCCTGCAGACACTTCAGTGCAGATGAGTATCAGGAAGTGGACCGGCGGCTCCATGAGGCCAGAACGGCTCTGCAGCAGAGAGAGGAACGACTGGTCGAGGTCTTCAACTTCATCGAGAAAGACCTGGAGCTGCTGGGAGCGACCGCCGTGGAGGACaagtgagtcacacacacacacacacacacacacacacacacacactctaatttGATGCTGAGGTTGAGACAGCTACAGTCATTTAAACAATATAAACATGCATAATTGCTGAAACTTAATTTATGTTCGATATTTACTCGTTTAGATCAtaataaatcatttgaaaatgaattaaatggggaaaaaaaatgaataaatatgttcTTTAGATGGCAACTTAATCATGTTacagtatttttcataaataGAACAATAATATAACATGAATACAATGACAAGTATGACACAAATACATCATAGTGCCCTTGCGGACGTGATTGGTCAATACTGTACAATGCTGGCACACTATTGGTCAAATtacttttcagtcattacctACAGCAAGTATGAAAATAACAGGAAAACTATATCCAAACCTGAACACTGAGCAGAAAATCCAGCCAGGAAATAAATATTCGGATCCACCAGGTTTGCAAGTTTATtagatatgaatatatatatatgtttaactgatataaatgcatatttgctgaaaACTGACAGTAGATGAGAAAGTATTCGCCTCTGGCGTCTGCCTTTCTGTTACTAATAAAAGCCTTTCTCTAATGTTTCAAAGCTTATTGTATTATAAGTGTAGAAAACTTTTAATATCTGACAGGGCACCTGAATTCCTGCTGAAACCGGTGTGTCACGTAATGTTAAACTGATCGTACCTTAATAGTCAGAGAAACGTGATGGTCTGAGTTTAGCTTTGGTGATGGGGAGCTGTTTCTGTGTGTCAGGTGTGAAGAGCTGATGTTAATCTGCACATTTAATCGGGCCTCGGGGACACAACGAGCCCTGACTACATCTGAAATCATGTGTTTGCCATTCTCTGCCGTCTCCAGAGGAAACGCCACTAGTGTGCTCTGTTTATGACTGTGTGAAGTCCAGGAGAACAGATGCATTTAACAGGTCGAAAGAACATACTACTGAACTGTTTTTAGCTTATTCTAATTTGGTATTGAGTTTACTGTGTCCAGACAAGTCCATAATAAAGGAACCATTccacaatatacattttattaagtaacataaaacaaaaatcatattGAATGCTTGACCGTTATAATTGTTTACATGGAAGGCcattaatgcaaaaatataaacaacaaaataaagctttaataatataaagtcattgtataatttgatcaaattaatggaTAAAAAGTGCCTTGATTTCATGTTGTTTGATGAAAATACTAGACAACAACCACAAAACAGTAGAAAACAACTTTCCAGCAAGAGGtaattcagaaaaataaaaccCATTTGGTTATGTACACAACATCATTGATGATGCATTGTTTAATGTTTGTGTGAAaggtttttattataaatataaataaataaataaatatatatatatatatatatatatatatatatatatatatatatatatatatatatatatatattaaatgtgttttagtccAATCAGTGGTGTGTGTCAGCATTATTCTCATTAACTTTAaatgaaaaccataaaaaactaaagaaaatgcatgtgaactggagtgaaataaaatataaaaatgtatacattcgaatttattattattattatacatagaaTATTTTTTAGCTAGTTGCTAAGGCaaaatttcttatttaaaaaaacaagtcaaaccacaacaaaatttatatttttttttattaaatttaaaagtaaaaccgaaaatgtaaaattaaaaatgaatgaaaattttattaaaaaatattaacaaaaataagatCAATAGTTTAATAGAACAATGGTAAAATTTAATATCAatgataaaagtaataaaaatatgttattgaaaatattttttgtattcattgtaaaagtaaaatgaatactttttatcAGCTGACATGAGAAAAACCACCTTATTCAAAACTAGTCACGCAGTTTGCATTCACTCTGTCATTATCACATGACGTCTTCAATACATCAGAATCTGTTATGTGTGATTGTGCTTGTGTTGTTTCTGTGTGCTGTGAGATCCAGAtgctctgaccggtgtgtgtgtgtgtgtgtgcaggctgcAGGACAAGGTCCAGGAGACGATTGAATCTCTGCGAC from Carassius gibelio isolate Cgi1373 ecotype wild population from Czech Republic chromosome A22, carGib1.2-hapl.c, whole genome shotgun sequence encodes the following:
- the LOC127943300 gene encoding phospholipid-transporting ATPase IF isoform X8, with the protein product MIRWIRQQLGFDPPHQSDTRTVYIANKFPQHGHYIPPRFADNRIISSKYTIWNFIPKNLFEQFRRIANFYFLIIFLVQLMIDTPTSPITSGLPLFFVITVTAIKQGYEDWLRHKADNEVNGAPVFVVRSGSLVQTKSKNIRVGDIVRVAKDETFPADLVLLSSDRAEGTCHITTTSLDGETNLKTHYAVPETAVSQSVSRLESLQAVLECQQPEADLYRFVGRITVTQQGEEIVRPLGPENLLLRGARLKNTKEIFGVAVYTGMESKMALNYKCKSQKRSAVEKSMNTFLIIYLGILLFEAILSTILKYAWQAENKWDEPFYNQKTAQERNSSQILKFISDFLAFLVLYNFIIPISLYVTVEMQKFLGSFFIGWDLDLYHEESDQKAQVNTSDLNEELGQVEYVFTDKTGTLTENEMQFRECSINGIKYQEINGKLVPEGMTEDSPDGSLPCLSREEELFLKAVSLCHTVQISYDQTDGPGDPFSHANGFSPQMEYYASSPDEKALVEATKRMGVTFMGSHGEIMEIKTFGKAEKYKLLHVLEFDADRRRMSVILQKPSGEKVLFTKGAESAVLPYATSGEMEKTRVHVDEFALKGLRTLVVACRHFSADEYQEVDRRLHEARTALQQREERLVEVFNFIEKDLELLGATAVEDKLQDKVQETIESLRLAGIKVWVLTGDKHETAVSVSLSCGHFHRTMNILELVQQESDRECAVQLRTLARRIREDHVIQHGLVVDGVSLSLTLREHEKLFLEVCKSCSAVLCCRMAPLQKAKVVRLLKTSPEKPITLAIGDGANDVSMIQEAHVGIGIMGKEGRQAVRNSDYAIARFKFLAKLLLVHGHFYYIRIATLVQYFFYKNVCFITPQFLYQFFCLFSQQTLYDSVYLTLYNICFTSLPILVYSLFEQLVHPDVLQSKPALYRDISKNSLLSFKTFLYWTFLGFCHAFVFFFGSYILMGEDTTLMGNGQILRANRQLMFGNWTFGTLVFTVMVITVTLKLALETHFWTWMNHFVTWGSIAFYFIFSLFYGGIIWPFLHTQDMYFVFVQLLSSGSAWFAIFIIVITCLFPDVIKKVFYRHLQPTNTQKSQMYINRVAIGDDFIALQPLSRAKNQLGRIRWKRIRFQSAQNMTLLKSGAEGRTIGH
- the LOC127943300 gene encoding phospholipid-transporting ATPase IF isoform X7, with the protein product MIRWIRQQLGFDPPHQSDTRTVYIANKFPQHGHYIPPRFADNRIISSKYTIWNFIPKNLFEQFRRIANFYFLIIFLVQLMIDTPTSPITSGLPLFFVITVTAIKQGYEDWLRHKADNEVNGAPVFVVRSGSLVQTKSKNIRVGDIVRVAKDETFPADLVLLSSDRAEGTCHITTTSLDGETNLKTHYAVPETAVSQSVSRLESLQAVLECQQPEADLYRFVGRITVTQQGEEIVRPLGPENLLLRGARLKNTKEIFGVAVYTGMESKMALNYKCKSQKRSAVEKSMNTFLIIYLGILLFEAILSTILKYAWQAENKWDEPFYNQKTAQERNSSQILKFISDFLAFLVLYNFIIPISLYVTVEMQKFLGSFFIGWDLDLYHEESDQKAQVNTSDLNEELGQVEYVFTDKTGTLTENEMQFRECSINGIKYQEINGKLVPEGMTEDSPDGSLPCLSREEELFLKAVSLCHTVQISYDQTDGPGDPFSHANGFSPQMEYYASSPDEKALVEATKRMGVTFMGSHGEIMEIKTFGKAEKYKLLHVLEFDADRRRMSVILQKPSGEKVLFTKGAESAVLPYATSGEMEKTRVHVDEFALKGLRTLVVACRHFSADEYQEVDRRLHEARTALQQREERLVEVFNFIEKDLELLGATAVEDKLQDKVQETIESLRLAGIKVWVLTGDKHETAVSVSLSCGHFHRTMNILELVQQESDRECAVQLRTLARRIREDHVIQHGLVVDGVSLSLTLREHEKLFLEVCKSCSAVLCCRMAPLQKAKVVRLLKTSPEKPITLAIGDGANDVSMIQEAHVGIGIMGKEGRQAVRNSDYAIARFKFLAKLLLVHGHFYYIRIATLVQYFFYKNVCFITPQFLYQFFCLFSQQTLYDSVYLTLYNICFTSLPILVYSLFEQLVHPDVLQSKPALYRDISKNSLLSFKTFLYWTFLGFCHAFVFFFGSYILMGEDTTLMGNGQILRANRQLMFGNWTFGTLVFTVMVITVTLKLALETHFWTWMNHFVTWGSIAFYFIFSLFYGGIIWPFLHTQDMYFVFVQLLSSGSAWFAIFIIVITCLFPDVIKKVFYRHLQPTNTQKSQMYINRVAIGDDFIALQPLSRAKNQLGRISLLRTTRASDAWTPCAVPRRGRTSAHGWAGWWSE
- the LOC127943300 gene encoding phospholipid-transporting ATPase IF isoform X4, which encodes MIRWIRQQLGFDPPHQSDTRTVYIANKFPQHGHYIPPRFADNRIISSKYTIWNFIPKNLFEQFRRIANFYFLIIFLVQLMIDTPTSPITSGLPLFFVITVTAIKQGYEDWLRHKADNEVNGAPVFVVRSGSLVQTKSKNIRVGDIVRVAKDETFPADLVLLSSDRAEGTCHITTTSLDGETNLKTHYAVPETAVSQSVSRLESLQAVLECQQPEADLYRFVGRITVTQQGEEIVRPLGPENLLLRGARLKNTKEIFGVAVYTGMESKMALNYKCKSQKRSAVEKSMNTFLIIYLGILLFEAILSTILKYAWQAENKWDEPFYNQKTAQERNSSQILKFISDFLAFLVLYNFIIPISLYVTVEMQKFLGSFFIGWDLDLYHEESDQKAQVNTSDLNEELGQVEYVFTDKTGTLTENEMQFRECSINGIKYQEINGKLVPEGMTEDSPDGSLPCLSREEELFLKAVSLCHTVQISYDQTDGPGDPFSHANGFSPQMEYYASSPDEKALVEATKRMGVTFMGSHGEIMEIKTFGKAEKYKLLHVLEFDADRRRMSVILQKPSGEKVLFTKGAESAVLPYATSGEMEKTRVHVDEFALKGLRTLVVACRHFSADEYQEVDRRLHEARTALQQREERLVEVFNFIEKDLELLGATAVEDKLQDKVQETIESLRLAGIKVWVLTGDKHETAVSVSLSCGHFHRTMNILELVQQESDRECAVQLRTLARRIREDHVIQHGLVVDGVSLSLTLREHEKLFLEVCKSCSAVLCCRMAPLQKAKVVRLLKTSPEKPITLAIGDGANDVSMIQEAHVGIGIMGKEGRQAVRNSDYAIARFKFLAKLLLVHGHFYYIRIATLVQYFFYKNVCFITPQFLYQFFCLFSQQTLYDSVYLTLYNICFTSLPILVYSLFEQLVHPDVLQSKPALYRDISKNSLLSFKTFLYWTFLGFCHAFVFFFGSYILMGEDTTLMGNGQMFGNWTFGTLVFTVMVITVTLKLALETHFWTWMNHFVTWGSIAFYFIFSLFYGGIIWPFLHTQDMYFVFVQLLSSGSAWFAIFIIVITCLFPDVIKKVFYRHLQPTNTQKSQMEADKVSVSSEYDTAEIGSRGEDNRPLIAAFPPPLVQPHPSPSLLRTTRASDAWTPCAVPRRGRTSAHGWAGWWSE
- the LOC127943300 gene encoding phospholipid-transporting ATPase IF isoform X1; its protein translation is MIRWIRQQLGFDPPHQSDTRTVYIANKFPQHGHYIPPRFADNRIISSKYTIWNFIPKNLFEQFRRIANFYFLIIFLVQLMIDTPTSPITSGLPLFFVITVTAIKQGYEDWLRHKADNEVNGAPVFVVRSGSLVQTKSKNIRVGDIVRVAKDETFPADLVLLSSDRAEGTCHITTTSLDGETNLKTHYAVPETAVSQSVSRLESLQAVLECQQPEADLYRFVGRITVTQQGEEIVRPLGPENLLLRGARLKNTKEIFGVAVYTGMESKMALNYKCKSQKRSAVEKSMNTFLIIYLGILLFEAILSTILKYAWQAENKWDEPFYNQKTAQERNSSQILKFISDFLAFLVLYNFIIPISLYVTVEMQKFLGSFFIGWDLDLYHEESDQKAQVNTSDLNEELGQVEYVFTDKTGTLTENEMQFRECSINGIKYQEINGKLVPEGMTEDSPDGSLPCLSREEELFLKAVSLCHTVQISYDQTDGPGDPFSHANGFSPQMEYYASSPDEKALVEATKRMGVTFMGSHGEIMEIKTFGKAEKYKLLHVLEFDADRRRMSVILQKPSGEKVLFTKGAESAVLPYATSGEMEKTRVHVDEFALKGLRTLVVACRHFSADEYQEVDRRLHEARTALQQREERLVEVFNFIEKDLELLGATAVEDKLQDKVQETIESLRLAGIKVWVLTGDKHETAVSVSLSCGHFHRTMNILELVQQESDRECAVQLRTLARRIREDHVIQHGLVVDGVSLSLTLREHEKLFLEVCKSCSAVLCCRMAPLQKAKVVRLLKTSPEKPITLAIGDGANDVSMIQEAHVGIGIMGKEGRQAVRNSDYAIARFKFLAKLLLVHGHFYYIRIATLVQYFFYKNVCFITPQFLYQFFCLFSQQTLYDSVYLTLYNICFTSLPILVYSLFEQLVHPDVLQSKPALYRDISKNSLLSFKTFLYWTFLGFCHAFVFFFGSYILMGEDTTLMGNGQILRANRQLMFGNWTFGTLVFTVMVITVTLKLALETHFWTWMNHFVTWGSIAFYFIFSLFYGGIIWPFLHTQDMYFVFVQLLSSGSAWFAIFIIVITCLFPDVIKKVFYRHLQPTNTQKSQMEADKVSVSSEYDTAEIGSRGEDNRPLIAAFPPPLVQPHPSPSLLRTTRASDAWTPCAVPRRGRTSAHGWAGWWSE